Proteins encoded within one genomic window of Candidatus Pseudothioglobus singularis PS1:
- the nudE gene encoding ADP compounds hydrolase NudE — MRKKPKLTNIHTVAQSRIFNLESLDVEFSNGATRVYERLMSRGNGAVLVIPMLDDDTVLMIYEFSGGTERYELGLTKGKIDKGETPIEAAGRELKEEIGFGANKLTFLKTITLAPGYQSSETHIVLAEDLFEETAEGDEPEPLEIVPKKLSELEELTYNEDLTEARSILALYMVRDIINNRSV, encoded by the coding sequence ATGAGAAAAAAGCCAAAATTAACAAATATTCATACTGTTGCTCAGAGTCGAATCTTCAATCTTGAGTCACTTGATGTCGAATTTTCTAATGGCGCAACTCGTGTCTATGAGAGGCTTATGTCTCGAGGAAATGGAGCAGTTCTAGTTATCCCAATGCTTGATGATGATACTGTCCTCATGATTTATGAGTTTTCTGGAGGCACTGAGCGCTATGAATTAGGACTTACCAAAGGGAAAATAGATAAGGGTGAAACTCCAATTGAGGCTGCGGGTAGAGAGCTAAAAGAAGAAATCGGGTTTGGCGCAAATAAGCTAACCTTTCTCAAAACAATCACACTTGCGCCTGGGTATCAGTCAAGTGAGACGCACATCGTGCTCGCTGAAGATCTGTTTGAGGAAACTGCAGAGGGAGATGAGCCTGAACCTCTAGAAATCGTCCCTAAAAAACTTTCTGAGTTAGAGGAACTAACCTATAACGAAGACTTAACTGAAGCAAGGAGCATTCTAGCTCTTTATATGGTAAGAGATATCATTAATAATCGATCAGTGTGA
- a CDS encoding NAD(P)-dependent oxidoreductase — protein MSKKRNVTFVGLGTMGYPMAGHLSRSELFNVSVFNRTSEKSAQWGEAYEGRVALTIEDAVKDADVVITCTGRDEDMMEIVFSDDGMMPYLKKGSIFIDHTTTSFKLAKHLNESLKDKNISFIDAPVSGGEAGAINGVLSVMAGGDAHILDACDSIIKTYSKSITLMGDSGSGQLAKMVNQICIAGLLQGLSEGLLFAESENLNMDKLLSAISGGAAQSWQMVNRGKTMHQREFDFGFAIKWMVKDLGYCLDQADGNNTKLTFTQEVYDRYTNLMDKGHTYSDTSALMMFDELNK, from the coding sequence ATGAGTAAAAAAAGAAATGTGACTTTTGTTGGTCTAGGAACGATGGGCTATCCTATGGCTGGACATTTATCAAGGTCTGAGTTATTTAATGTAAGTGTTTTTAATCGAACCTCAGAAAAATCTGCCCAATGGGGAGAAGCATATGAAGGAAGGGTTGCATTAACTATTGAAGACGCCGTAAAAGATGCAGATGTGGTTATTACATGCACTGGAAGAGATGAAGATATGATGGAAATCGTTTTTTCAGATGATGGAATGATGCCATACCTTAAAAAGGGCTCCATTTTTATTGATCATACTACAACATCCTTTAAGCTAGCAAAACACCTAAATGAATCACTAAAAGATAAGAATATATCATTTATTGATGCTCCAGTTAGTGGAGGAGAAGCTGGAGCTATTAATGGAGTTTTAAGCGTTATGGCCGGCGGTGACGCTCACATATTGGATGCATGTGACTCAATCATTAAAACATATTCTAAAAGTATCACACTGATGGGAGATTCTGGGTCTGGCCAATTAGCAAAAATGGTTAACCAAATTTGTATAGCGGGTTTGTTACAAGGATTATCCGAGGGATTGCTTTTTGCTGAATCTGAGAACTTGAATATGGATAAGTTGCTGTCTGCTATTTCAGGAGGCGCAGCTCAGTCTTGGCAAATGGTGAATAGAGGCAAAACAATGCATCAAAGAGAGTTTGATTTTGGTTTTGCTATTAAGTGGATGGTGAAGGATTTAGGCTACTGTTTAGATCAAGCAGATGGAAACAATACAAAACTAACTTTTACTCAAGAGGTCTATGACCGTTATACTAATTTAATGGATAAAGGCCATACCTATAGTGATACCTCTGCTTTAATGATGTTTGATGAGTTGAATAAATAG
- a CDS encoding phytanoyl-CoA dioxygenase family protein: MIKASLTEKQLIDFNNNGFLTVDNFIELQYLEDLKTRINLLFKGNFETGIEPDEWNWRQERDPSDVTRQICNAWKSDSLIKRLVCSSIIGESVSKLMSWKGARLVQDNVLWKPPQGKALNFHQDAAYDDWIIPQTMVTCWMPLDDTFAENGTLEFARGSHKWDLCPPSEDFHAPNDYKKELHNYLNKNDKTLYIDSVQVPAGGASFHHGHTWHGSGPNKSNSHRRAIVAHCVPIDAKFHPTNCGGTGKIYKKYKLNESDELPDSFFPPLWQEN, encoded by the coding sequence ATGATTAAAGCTTCACTCACTGAAAAGCAATTGATTGATTTTAATAATAATGGATTTCTAACAGTTGATAATTTCATAGAATTGCAGTATTTAGAAGACCTTAAAACAAGAATCAATCTTCTCTTTAAAGGAAACTTTGAAACTGGTATTGAGCCAGATGAGTGGAATTGGAGGCAAGAAAGAGACCCAAGCGATGTTACACGACAAATTTGTAATGCTTGGAAATCCGATAGTCTTATAAAGCGTTTAGTTTGTAGCTCAATTATTGGAGAGAGCGTTTCGAAATTAATGAGCTGGAAGGGAGCAAGACTTGTTCAAGATAACGTTTTATGGAAGCCACCGCAAGGAAAAGCTTTAAATTTTCATCAGGATGCTGCATATGATGACTGGATAATTCCACAAACTATGGTGACTTGCTGGATGCCTTTAGATGATACCTTTGCAGAAAATGGAACACTAGAGTTTGCAAGGGGATCACACAAATGGGATCTATGTCCACCATCTGAGGACTTTCATGCCCCAAATGATTATAAAAAAGAGCTCCATAATTATTTAAATAAAAATGATAAAACTCTTTATATTGATTCAGTTCAAGTTCCTGCCGGGGGTGCTTCATTTCACCATGGCCATACTTGGCATGGTTCAGGGCCAAACAAGTCAAATAGCCATCGAAGAGCAATAGTCGCACATTGCGTCCCAATTGATGCTAAATTTCATCCAACTAATTGTGGGGGAACTGGAAAAATTTATAAAAAATATAAATTGAATGAAAGTGATGAGTTACCTGATAGTTTTTTTCCTCCCTTGTGGCAGGAAAATTAA